The genomic DNA GCGGCTGACCCGAACCGTCCGGGGTGTCGAAGAGGCGCGTCGGCTGGATGGTCCCGTCCTGCGTTCTGGCGAAGCGCGCAGGTTGGGCCTGTTGACAGCTGAGCTGCGCGAGATTTACCGGATGCCCGCCACCTTGGTGCGCAAGGACCGCAATCAGACGATTCATGGTCCTTTGGACCTGCTGGATGCGATCCTGAAAGAGGGCGAAAAGGGATTGGCGCTGCAACGCTACAAAGGGTTGGGCGAGATGAACCCGAGCCAGCTGTGGGAAACCACACTGGACCCGGACGCACGCACCTTATTGCGGGTCGAGATCGATGATGTGGCCGAGGCCGATGACCTATTTACCAAACTGATGGGCGATGTGGTCGAGCCAAGGCGTGAATTCATTCAGCAAAATGCGCTGAATGTGGAGAATCTCGACTTCTGAATGGTCCTTGATAGGCCCCGTGTTCATCCAACCGGGGTCTGTCCATCCAGTGTGCGCAAAGTGTGGTACATTTCGGGTCTGCGATCCCGAAAGATGCCCCAGCTGCCGCGAAATTCGGCTGCGGCGTCCAGATCGACTGTTGCGGTGATCACATCTTCCACGGCTTTGGCGGTGTCGGTCAGGATTTCACCTGTGTAGCCAGCAATAAATGAGGTGCCATAATACGTGCCGGGCGTGTCCCCGACCAGTTCTTCCCCGATCCGGTTAGAGGCGACTAAGGGAACCATGTTGGCTGCGGCATGTCCCTGCATGGTCCGGCGCCAATGGCCGGAGCTGTCAAGGTCGGGACTGTTTGGTTCATTGCCGATGGCCGTAGGGTACATCAGAACTTCTGCCCCTTTCAGAGCGAGGGAACGGGCGGTTTCGGGAAACCATTGATCCCAACAGATACCACAGCCGAGGCGGCCAAATTTGGTTTGCACCACCTGAAAGCCGGTATCACCGGGCGAAAAGTAGAATTTCTCTTCGTAACCAGGCGCTTGCGGGATGTGGGTCTTGCGGTAATTGGTCAGGATTTCGCCGTTGGTATCAATTACGGCCAATGAATTGTAGCGCGCTAACCCACATTCTTCGTAGTAGGAAATTGGCAGAACGACACCCAGTTTACGAGCGATGGATTGAAAATGTGCGACGGCTTTGTTCTGCCCTAGGGGCTGCGCAAAGTCGAGGAACTCTAACGTCTGTTCGCGGCAGAAATAGGGGCGCTCAAACAGCTCCTGCAACAGGATCATCTGCGCGCCCGCCTCGGCGGCGCGGATCACGATATGCTCTGCGGTAGCGATGTTTTCATCGACATCCCAACCACAAGCCATCTGTGTGGCTGCGAGAGTTACATTGCGCATATGTTCCCACCTTTCTAGCAGAATGCCGTCATGTTGCGATGACTGGCCGGCAGTTCCTGCATGTCTGTGTTGTCTTGTGCAGGTTATGCGCAGTCAGATCGGTTTCGGAATATCCCTCAAGGGGTAGGGTAATGGGGGCGGGTTCGTCTGGTTTCGTGCGGACCTTTAGCCGTCTGAGAAACATTGAATTGACGGGCAGAAAATTCTTGCTGCTACATTGTTCATTCCGCGCTAGGCTTCTGGCATCGTGCCGCGGGCTTCAGGAGGGACAACCATGGCCAAAGATGCAACACATCCCACAGATACCCTGCGCGCACGCAAGCCGGATGGCGACAGTGTACCCCTGACCGAGTGGGGTATTGATTCTGAATACGGGGTGCTTCACGACGTGCTGCTCGGGCCGGTCGAGACGTTCGGACACATGGACAATGTCGAGTTTAGCTCAATCTATCGGGAAACAGCGGAAAAGAAACGCCCGTGGGATCATCAGTCCGCTGTGCGCCAACATCGCGAGATGTGCGATGCCTACGAAGCGGCAGGCGTTCGCATCCATACCCTGCCCGCGGACGAGCATCTGAAATATGGCGTATATGCGCGCGACAGCAGTTTTATGACCCCATGGGGGGCGGTCATCACTCAGATGGCAAACCCGCGCCGCCGGGGCGAATATGCCGCTGCACTAAGGTTCTATCTAGAGGCCGGCATCCCGATATATGACATGGTCACGGCAGGTAATTTTGAAGGCGGTGATTTTCATATCATTGAACCGGGAGCGGTTCTGATTGGCTATACCGGGAAACGCTGCGAAGAAGTTTCGGCCCGCCAGATTGGACGCTGGATGGAACTGGAAGGCTGGGAGGTGAAATACGCCTCGATCGATCCATTCTATGTACATATTGATCTGATGGTCTGCATGATCGCCGAAAAATGCGCCGCCGTCTGTGTCGAAACGACGCCAGATGACGTGCTGGATTGGCTGAAATCGCGAAAGGTCGAGATCGTGCCAGTCGGATTTAAGGATACGATGGCGTTGGGATGCAACGTGATGTCGCTGGGCAACGAACGTGTTCTGTCTCCGGCAGCTAGCAAGGATCTGAATGCGAAGCTGCGCGCCAATGGATTTACTGTCTATGACCCGGACATGTCGATGTTCAGTATGATGGGCGGGGGCATCCATTGTATGGCGCAGTCATTGCGGCGTAGTGCAGGCTAAGGTCCGATCCGGTGACGCATGCCGTGTGCGTGGTGTACGAGCTATAGTCTCGACGGAAGGCAATTACCTGTCGTTCGCGGCTAATTCTATCATATTTAGCTGGCGTGCCCTATACATCGCTAGGTGAAATAATTGACCCTTGGGCAAAAAATATTATTATAGGGAATAATTGCGCGCGAGTCATCTTGACCGCTCCTTATAGAGGGAAGCGTTGAGGGAAGGCGAATAGTGCCTCGTGCTAGAGTTGGGTCAAACGGCATTTGCGGTCTAAGGAGGACTGAGATGGGACGGGCAGACACCGTGATCAAACCTCTCGGAGGATTTGGCCTGCGCAGCGGTGATACGCCCGTGCGACGGACCTTCGAGATCTATGTCCATCGTGGCTTTTCCGAACTGGAATTTGCTGCCGTGACCAACACGCTGGCCATGGCCAACGCGGTGCTGTCCCGAGATGCATTTGACTGGCGTGTAGTGTCGGACACGCCGGGGATCGTTTCGGGCAACACGGCGATGCTGGTTCGTGCCAAACCAGCGGTGCATGATCACATGTATGCGGACATCATGGTGGTTCTGGGTGGACCCAGAGCAGCACGATCGGACTGGCCGCGACGTGCCCGCGCGATGCAACGTCTGGCAGCGCCTGTGGTTCTGCTGTCGGATGCAGCAACCGCCTTTATCCGGATGACCAAATCGCCCGCTGGCAAGGTGACGACGCATTGGCGTGATATTCCGGTACTGCACGAGGAGGGGCATCACCCCGGACTGACCGATCGGCTCTGTGAAAACAGTGACGGGATTCTGACGGCGGCGGGCACCGGTGCAACAGTGGAGTTGATCATCGGATTGATTGCGCCGTTTCTGGAGGCTGCGCAGCTCGCGGAGATCGGCAACCAGTTATTGTTGCCCACCATCCGGAAGACTGACGCAGAGCAACCGTGTGGGGCGGCAGGCAACGAGGCATTGTTTGACGAACGCATATCGGATGCAATTCGTCTGATGGAGGTCAATTTGTCAGAGCCTCTGTCGATGAGCGAAGTTACCGAGATGGTTGGAATTTCGACGCGCCATATGGAGCGCGTGTTTCGCGAGGTGTTTGATGAAACGCCCGCGCGATTTTACAAGCGTTTGCGGGTAAAACAGGCCCGCGTCATGATTGAAACGACGCTGATGCCGTTGATGGATGTCGCGCTGGCGACGGGCTTTGGCTCGCGCAGCACGATGGCCAAGGCCGTAAGCGACGAATATGGCCTGACCCCATCCAGAATGCGGACACGAAAAAAGATCGATTTGCTGAAATTCGACGCGGGCTAAAGCGCCAGATATCCGATCCCTGAAAAGGTTATGGC from Roseovarius pelagicus includes the following:
- the aguB gene encoding N-carbamoylputrescine amidase, which encodes MRNVTLAATQMACGWDVDENIATAEHIVIRAAEAGAQMILLQELFERPYFCREQTLEFLDFAQPLGQNKAVAHFQSIARKLGVVLPISYYEECGLARYNSLAVIDTNGEILTNYRKTHIPQAPGYEEKFYFSPGDTGFQVVQTKFGRLGCGICWDQWFPETARSLALKGAEVLMYPTAIGNEPNSPDLDSSGHWRRTMQGHAAANMVPLVASNRIGEELVGDTPGTYYGTSFIAGYTGEILTDTAKAVEDVITATVDLDAAAEFRGSWGIFRDRRPEMYHTLRTLDGQTPVG
- a CDS encoding dimethylarginine dimethylaminohydrolase family protein, which translates into the protein MAKDATHPTDTLRARKPDGDSVPLTEWGIDSEYGVLHDVLLGPVETFGHMDNVEFSSIYRETAEKKRPWDHQSAVRQHREMCDAYEAAGVRIHTLPADEHLKYGVYARDSSFMTPWGAVITQMANPRRRGEYAAALRFYLEAGIPIYDMVTAGNFEGGDFHIIEPGAVLIGYTGKRCEEVSARQIGRWMELEGWEVKYASIDPFYVHIDLMVCMIAEKCAAVCVETTPDDVLDWLKSRKVEIVPVGFKDTMALGCNVMSLGNERVLSPAASKDLNAKLRANGFTVYDPDMSMFSMMGGGIHCMAQSLRRSAG
- a CDS encoding GlxA family transcriptional regulator, with product MGRADTVIKPLGGFGLRSGDTPVRRTFEIYVHRGFSELEFAAVTNTLAMANAVLSRDAFDWRVVSDTPGIVSGNTAMLVRAKPAVHDHMYADIMVVLGGPRAARSDWPRRARAMQRLAAPVVLLSDAATAFIRMTKSPAGKVTTHWRDIPVLHEEGHHPGLTDRLCENSDGILTAAGTGATVELIIGLIAPFLEAAQLAEIGNQLLLPTIRKTDAEQPCGAAGNEALFDERISDAIRLMEVNLSEPLSMSEVTEMVGISTRHMERVFREVFDETPARFYKRLRVKQARVMIETTLMPLMDVALATGFGSRSTMAKAVSDEYGLTPSRMRTRKKIDLLKFDAG